GATGGTGCTGTTTTTATACGGGGCGTTATGCGTCAGGCTACTGCGTTTAATCGAGCGTTCGCCCAATGATTACATGAAGCTACTGGTAGCCGGTATTTTTGGCTGGCTGGCAACCCACGTCTTGATCAATGTCGGTGCCATGCTGGGGGTTATTCCTTTAACCGGCATTACTTTGCCATTTCTGTCCTTAGGCGGTACTAGTTTGGTGTTTGTAACAGCCGGTTTAGGTCTGGCGTTTAATATCTCCAGATACTCAAGTTTGGCATTTGCTAAAGAGGGGAGAGGCCGTGAGGATATGGCTAGTCGGCGGCGGAACAGCCGGGCACGTTTCGCCATTGCTGGCTCTAGAGCCCGCACTTAAAGCCCAAGATCCGGATACGACCACACTTGTCATTACCGACAAGAACTCCGCTATCA
The Candidatus Saccharimonadales bacterium DNA segment above includes these coding regions:
- a CDS encoding FtsW/RodA/SpoVE family cell cycle protein, whose translation is DVEGTSYHINQALIAIGSGGLFGRGLGKSVQVFGYLPEAINDSIFAIVAEQFGFIGSLMVLFLYGALCVRLLRLIERSPNDYMKLLVAGIFGWLATHVLINVGAMLGVIPLTGITLPFLSLGGTSLVFVTAGLGLAFNISRYSSLAFAKEGRGREDMASRRRNSRARFAIAGSRART